In a genomic window of Bacillus sp. E(2018):
- a CDS encoding DUF3048 domain-containing protein — protein MKKWYLILMSIMMVLTLSACKDARDKVLEDGKVDKAEATDSKKEEFSSVYPLTGLGTNEEVDHQAVSVMVNNHPKARPQSGLHKADIVYEVLAEGELTRFLAIFQSEMPEVVGPVRSARDYYIELSRGYNALFVAHGFSPEAKEILDSGTIDHLNGMDYDGILFNRADFRKAPHNSYITYENIQKGMEKIGAEQSDHLDMLAFLTSKSAKAIEGASAKDIQISYAGGETVGFTYSIKKKTYARSSNNDPTIDRETETPITVSNVFIVEAAHRVIDDAGRREINLTSGGDAILIQNGVAQNISWKNEDGRIVPDGGAFVPGKTWINIVPSGMTDSVKMQ, from the coding sequence ATGAAAAAATGGTATCTCATCTTGATGTCAATCATGATGGTATTAACGCTGTCTGCATGTAAAGACGCAAGAGATAAAGTTTTAGAAGACGGTAAAGTAGATAAAGCTGAAGCTACGGATTCAAAAAAAGAGGAGTTTTCTTCTGTTTATCCACTCACTGGCTTGGGAACGAATGAAGAGGTAGATCATCAAGCGGTTTCGGTCATGGTGAACAACCACCCGAAAGCACGCCCGCAATCTGGACTTCATAAAGCTGATATCGTATACGAAGTATTAGCTGAGGGAGAACTTACACGCTTTTTGGCTATCTTCCAAAGTGAGATGCCAGAAGTAGTAGGACCGGTTCGCAGCGCGAGAGATTATTACATCGAGCTTTCACGTGGCTACAATGCGTTATTCGTGGCACACGGGTTCAGTCCAGAAGCGAAAGAGATTCTAGATAGCGGAACGATTGATCACCTGAACGGAATGGATTACGATGGAATTCTTTTTAATCGGGCTGATTTCAGAAAAGCGCCTCACAACTCTTACATCACCTATGAAAATATTCAAAAAGGGATGGAGAAGATTGGCGCCGAGCAATCAGATCATCTCGATATGCTTGCGTTCTTAACTTCTAAAAGTGCTAAAGCTATAGAAGGTGCATCTGCAAAAGACATTCAAATCTCTTATGCAGGTGGGGAAACAGTAGGATTCACGTACTCTATTAAGAAGAAAACGTACGCGAGAAGCAGCAACAATGATCCAACGATAGATCGTGAGACCGAAACACCCATTACGGTTAGCAATGTATTCATTGTTGAAGCGGCACACCGGGTAATCGATGATGCCGGCAGACGAGAGATCAACTTAACGTCAGGCGGAGATGCGATTCTGATTCAGAATGGTGTCGCACAAAACATTTCGTGGAAAAATGAAGATGGAAGAATCGTTCCGGACGGTGGAGCGTTCGTTCCAGGAAAGACATGGATTAACATTGTACCGAGTGGAATGACAGATTCGGTTAAGATGCAATAA
- a CDS encoding YerC/YecD family TrpR-related protein — translation MQIDKLRGKALDQLFESVLSLKDMEECYRFFDDLCTMNEIQSLAQRLEVARMLREGKTYHKIESETGASTATISRVKRCLNFGNDAYAMVLDRVHEEEEAK, via the coding sequence ATGCAAATTGATAAATTACGAGGAAAAGCATTAGATCAGCTTTTTGAATCGGTTTTGTCGCTAAAGGATATGGAAGAATGCTATCGATTCTTTGATGACCTTTGTACGATGAACGAGATTCAATCTTTGGCACAGCGACTTGAAGTAGCGCGCATGCTTCGTGAAGGCAAAACCTATCACAAGATCGAGAGCGAAACGGGAGCGAGCACCGCAACCATCTCACGTGTAAAACGTTGCTTGAATTTTGGAAACGACGCATACGCGATGGTACTCGACCGCGTTCATGAAGAAGAAGAAGCAAAATAA